From a single Lactococcus carnosus genomic region:
- the rnr gene encoding ribonuclease R: MNLNQKVTQFLANMPSKSISPKMLATNLGLADDADTYKNLLKTIAHLEESKAIEVTAGGNIALPQPEAAVIEGTFSANPRGFGFVRVGENEPDVFVKRGNTKFAMNEDVVEVKVTSPANPLKGNEAEGKVVAIKTRAVTGLVGEFYAFNEAEKQDSGSLLGYVVNKNKKIPFRTNISKKGLHPEVGDIVRVDITHYPDRDFPDILQGLVVEIIGKSTDTGIDVLEVLESMGIPSEFPEDVIAEANAVPEEIAEKDIIDRVDYRNEITFTIDGADAKDLDDAVHIKALANGNIELGVHIADVSYYVPEGSALDKEALNRGTSTYVTDRVVPMLPERLSNGICSLNPRVNRFTQSCVMEINADGHVVNYKISQSVIKTTERMTYSDVNEMIAGNPEFLEKFANISESVTQMAKLHANLLAMRARRGSIDFDTQESKIIVDKLGKPIDILVRKRGIAEMMIESFMLIANETVARSFATRELPFIYRVHEHPKADKLTRFIDFASVFGIPLQGTPEKMASKDLQDFMLKIKGQPGEIVLATMLLRSMQQARYDEDNLGHFGLAAEYYTHFTSPIRRYPDLLVHRLIRAESKPTSEVIEHFEAIIPEVAQQTSSRERRAIDAERAVEAMKKAEYMESYVGTEYEVTISSITRFGFFVSLPNTIEGLVHMSTLGDDFYNFNERDLTLKGERTGKVFRMGQPIKVKLIKSDKITGDIDFEHVNSELDVVEAVEKGSRGDRGGRDTRDKRPDWKKNKDKKPFYKQGRKSDGKK, encoded by the coding sequence ATGAATTTAAATCAAAAAGTAACACAGTTTTTGGCAAATATGCCATCAAAATCGATTTCACCAAAAATGTTGGCGACGAATTTAGGCTTGGCAGATGATGCAGATACCTATAAAAATTTGTTGAAGACGATTGCCCACCTAGAAGAAAGTAAGGCAATCGAAGTGACTGCTGGCGGCAACATCGCCCTACCACAACCAGAAGCAGCAGTAATTGAAGGCACTTTTTCTGCCAATCCTCGTGGCTTTGGCTTTGTAAGAGTTGGTGAAAATGAACCAGACGTGTTCGTAAAACGTGGTAATACAAAATTTGCCATGAACGAAGATGTGGTAGAAGTCAAGGTTACATCTCCTGCTAATCCGCTTAAAGGGAATGAAGCAGAAGGTAAAGTAGTTGCCATCAAAACACGAGCAGTGACAGGCTTGGTTGGTGAATTTTACGCCTTCAATGAAGCAGAGAAACAAGATAGTGGCTCTTTGTTGGGCTATGTTGTTAATAAAAACAAAAAAATTCCGTTTAGAACAAATATCTCTAAAAAAGGCTTACATCCAGAAGTTGGGGATATCGTACGTGTTGATATTACCCATTATCCTGATCGCGATTTCCCAGATATCTTACAAGGCTTAGTTGTCGAAATCATCGGTAAATCGACGGATACAGGGATTGATGTATTAGAAGTCCTTGAATCGATGGGTATTCCATCAGAATTTCCAGAGGACGTGATTGCGGAAGCAAATGCTGTACCAGAAGAAATCGCTGAAAAAGATATTATTGATCGCGTTGATTACCGTAATGAAATCACCTTTACGATCGATGGGGCAGATGCTAAGGACCTAGATGATGCTGTGCATATTAAAGCTTTGGCAAATGGCAACATTGAGCTTGGTGTGCATATCGCTGACGTCAGTTACTATGTACCAGAAGGCTCAGCGCTTGATAAAGAAGCCTTAAATCGTGGGACATCAACTTATGTGACAGATCGTGTCGTACCGATGCTACCTGAGCGTTTATCAAATGGTATCTGTTCATTAAATCCACGTGTTAACCGATTTACGCAGTCATGTGTCATGGAAATTAACGCCGATGGGCATGTTGTTAACTATAAAATTTCGCAATCTGTCATCAAAACAACTGAACGTATGACCTATTCTGATGTGAATGAAATGATTGCAGGCAACCCAGAGTTCTTAGAAAAATTTGCTAACATTTCTGAATCCGTGACGCAAATGGCTAAACTGCATGCTAATCTATTAGCGATGAGAGCCCGTCGTGGGTCTATTGACTTTGATACACAAGAATCTAAGATCATTGTTGACAAATTAGGTAAGCCAATCGATATTTTAGTCCGCAAACGTGGCATTGCTGAGATGATGATCGAGTCGTTTATGTTGATTGCCAATGAAACAGTTGCTAGAAGCTTTGCAACTCGTGAGTTACCGTTCATCTATCGTGTCCACGAACATCCAAAAGCAGATAAATTAACACGCTTCATTGATTTTGCTTCAGTTTTTGGTATTCCCCTACAAGGAACACCAGAAAAGATGGCTTCTAAAGATTTACAAGATTTCATGCTGAAAATAAAAGGTCAACCTGGTGAAATAGTCCTTGCGACGATGTTATTGCGTTCGATGCAACAAGCACGTTATGATGAAGACAACTTAGGCCATTTTGGCTTGGCTGCAGAATACTACACACATTTTACATCACCAATTCGACGTTATCCAGATTTACTAGTGCATCGCTTGATTCGTGCTGAGAGTAAACCAACGAGTGAAGTCATTGAACACTTTGAAGCCATTATTCCAGAAGTGGCACAACAAACGTCATCACGTGAACGTCGTGCGATAGATGCTGAACGTGCCGTTGAAGCGATGAAAAAAGCGGAATATATGGAAAGCTATGTCGGTACTGAATATGAGGTGACGATCTCATCAATCACGCGTTTTGGCTTCTTCGTATCCCTACCTAACACGATCGAAGGTCTCGTTCACATGTCTACGCTTGGAGATGATTTCTATAACTTCAATGAACGTGATTTAACACTCAAAGGAGAACGTACAGGAAAAGTCTTCCGTATGGGTCAACCGATTAAAGTTAAACTGATTAAATCAGATAAAATTACCGGCGATATTGACTTTGAGCATGTTAACAGTGAGTTAGATGTGGTAGAAGCTGTTGAAAAAGGCAGTAGAGGTGATCGTGGCGGACGTGATACGCGAGACAAACGTCCTGACTGGAAGAAAAATAAAGATAAAAAGCCTTTTTATAAGCAAGGTCGAAAATCTGACGGTAAGAAATAA
- the smpB gene encoding SsrA-binding protein SmpB — MVKNVIQDNVVAQNKKAHYDYEIIETFEAGIVLTGTEIKSVRRARINIRDGFARVRNGEVWLSNVHISPFDEGNIWNADPTRSRKLLLHKKQISKIDAEISQAGMSFVPLRVYIKDGFAKVLMGLAKGKKNYDKRETIKRKEQNRDIAKQLKAFNR, encoded by the coding sequence ATGGTGAAAAATGTGATCCAAGATAATGTTGTGGCGCAAAATAAAAAAGCACACTATGATTATGAAATAATTGAAACGTTTGAGGCGGGAATCGTCTTAACCGGTACAGAAATCAAATCTGTTAGACGAGCAAGAATTAACATCCGTGATGGCTTTGCCCGTGTCCGAAATGGGGAAGTCTGGCTCAGTAATGTGCATATCTCGCCATTTGATGAAGGTAATATTTGGAATGCTGATCCGACGAGAAGCCGAAAACTCTTATTGCATAAGAAGCAAATCAGCAAAATAGATGCAGAGATATCACAGGCTGGTATGAGTTTTGTACCCTTACGTGTCTACATTAAAGATGGCTTTGCAAAAGTATTGATGGGCCTTGCCAAAGGTAAGAAAAATTACGACAAGCGTGAAACGATCAAACGTAAAGAACAAAATCGTGATATTGCCAAGCAATTAAAAGCCTTTAATCGCTAA
- a CDS encoding FecCD family ABC transporter permease, which produces MFAITNRRNIPIAIWIIFFLIIISLSIIVSVSNGQADISFWDVVQILVHKISHGAIGDIKDLPVSSVNIIWFIRMPRICLAIFVGLGLALCGMVMQAVVQNPLADPYILGISSGSSLGATFAILIGFGSSSIFSQFGVGLGAFVGAMIATLSVLLLSSIGGRMTSVKLVLSGSVISSLLGAVSNLVVYLAGNSEGIKTIQFWLMGSLASASWSKLGMVILPVIAVFIFFTTQSRVLNVMLLGDEAAITLGVSLVKYRRLYMSLTALITGLIVANSGMIGFVGLIIPHIVRALFGSDHKVTLPMTAVSGALFMIWADLISRVLIKSVELPIGIITAMIGAPLFIYIIVKKGYSFGS; this is translated from the coding sequence ATGTTTGCCATAACTAATAGACGCAACATCCCAATCGCGATATGGATCATCTTTTTTTTGATCATCATTAGCCTATCTATCATTGTATCTGTCAGTAATGGTCAAGCTGATATATCATTTTGGGATGTCGTACAGATTTTGGTCCATAAAATAAGTCATGGCGCCATAGGTGATATAAAAGACTTACCAGTTTCATCTGTTAATATTATTTGGTTCATCAGGATGCCAAGGATTTGTCTGGCAATCTTTGTTGGTCTGGGCCTTGCCTTATGTGGTATGGTCATGCAGGCAGTGGTACAAAATCCGCTGGCTGATCCCTATATCCTAGGGATATCATCTGGCTCATCACTAGGTGCTACCTTTGCTATCTTGATTGGCTTTGGCTCAAGCTCTATCTTTTCTCAGTTTGGTGTTGGATTAGGTGCCTTTGTAGGTGCCATGATTGCCACCCTATCAGTGTTACTGCTGTCTAGTATTGGCGGACGTATGACAAGTGTCAAACTGGTTTTATCTGGCTCAGTAATTAGTAGCTTACTGGGTGCCGTATCCAACCTCGTCGTTTACTTAGCAGGTAATTCAGAAGGGATTAAAACGATTCAGTTTTGGTTGATGGGCAGTCTAGCATCAGCCAGCTGGTCCAAGTTAGGGATGGTGATCCTACCGGTTATCGCCGTATTTATCTTTTTTACTACCCAATCAAGAGTGCTAAATGTCATGCTTTTAGGGGATGAGGCTGCGATTACACTGGGTGTTTCTCTTGTTAAGTATAGAAGATTATATATGTCTTTGACAGCATTAATCACAGGGCTGATCGTCGCAAACTCTGGTATGATTGGTTTTGTCGGTTTGATCATTCCGCATATTGTTCGCGCTTTATTTGGTAGTGACCATAAAGTGACCTTACCGATGACAGCAGTATCAGGCGCTTTATTCATGATTTGGGCAGATTTGATTTCTCGCGTTTTGATTAAAAGTGTGGAGTTGCCTATCGGGATTATTACAGCGATGATTGGGGCACCCTTGTTCATTTATATCATTGTCAAAAAAGGCTATAGCTTTGGGAGTTAG
- a CDS encoding ABC transporter ATP-binding protein, which produces MELTIENIEVEVAHKAIVKNVTLKVPDKQTVGLIGANGSGKSTLLKSIYRSISPTKGTIFLDDLNVLKSPTKEVAKHLGVVGQFNELNFDLTVEQMVLLGRTPHKKMMESDNLYDHQRVQEALLRTNLMNYKNRSFISLSGGEKQRVILARTIAQEPQVMILDEPTNHLDIRYQLEILTAVKDLNITTFVALHDLELTAAYCDYIYALKDGELIAQGRPEEVLTESLITDIFQVKCQIYENPITKKLGFHYSI; this is translated from the coding sequence ATGGAATTAACGATTGAAAATATTGAGGTAGAGGTGGCGCATAAGGCGATTGTCAAAAATGTGACCTTGAAAGTTCCTGATAAGCAGACTGTGGGTTTGATTGGGGCCAATGGTTCTGGTAAATCAACCTTACTAAAAAGTATTTATAGAAGCATTTCACCAACAAAGGGAACCATCTTTTTAGATGATCTGAATGTCTTAAAATCACCAACCAAAGAGGTAGCTAAACATCTCGGTGTTGTCGGCCAGTTTAATGAGTTAAATTTTGATCTGACTGTTGAGCAGATGGTCTTATTAGGTAGAACACCACATAAAAAGATGATGGAGTCTGATAATCTCTATGACCATCAACGGGTGCAAGAAGCACTCCTAAGAACGAATCTGATGAACTACAAAAATAGGAGTTTTATCTCACTCTCAGGTGGGGAAAAACAACGTGTCATCTTGGCTAGGACCATCGCCCAAGAGCCGCAAGTGATGATTTTAGATGAGCCGACTAACCATCTAGATATTCGCTATCAGTTAGAGATTTTGACTGCGGTAAAGGATTTGAATATCACAACCTTTGTTGCCTTACATGATTTAGAGTTGACTGCGGCTTATTGTGACTATATCTATGCCTTAAAAGATGGGGAACTGATTGCCCAAGGGAGACCTGAGGAAGTCCTCACAGAATCCTTGATTACGGACATTTTTCAAGTTAAATGCCAAATTTATGAGAATCCGATCACAAAAAAACTCGGTTTCCATTATTCAATATAA
- a CDS encoding ABC transporter substrate-binding protein, translated as MKKMMIIAMLGLSALTLAACGEKKSDSTTEKTSQSAKTAYPLTIKNYKKVVGNSSTGDASWPETTQTFKQAPKKVVANTRPMAELLLHLGLEKSIAGVGAVFGEKDTSVEKEFDKLKDLGNNYITQETALSVNPDFVFGRGGLFEKSEWGVGTVESLNEMQIPTYITKTSITGGTFDSIYGDIDNLGKIFDVKPAADKFKGELKTQEANLKERLKPVKKTQTFAYIHSNDPADINGYSLTGDTFSVSLFKMLKLKQAYDVPTGTVSLEKIIESDPDIIIIPKWDDTDNAEKTVKGLYKSDKVSNLKAIKNKKVYILNYNYMFGYGYQSLAGFDAFAKQVYPELSK; from the coding sequence ATGAAAAAAATGATGATTATCGCCATGCTAGGCTTATCAGCACTTACATTAGCAGCCTGTGGTGAAAAAAAGTCGGACAGTACGACTGAAAAGACTAGTCAGTCTGCAAAAACAGCCTACCCGCTAACCATCAAGAACTATAAGAAAGTCGTTGGCAATAGTTCAACTGGTGATGCAAGCTGGCCAGAAACGACGCAAACTTTTAAGCAAGCGCCTAAAAAAGTTGTTGCCAATACCAGACCTATGGCTGAATTACTCCTCCATCTTGGTCTAGAGAAGTCGATTGCGGGTGTGGGTGCTGTATTTGGTGAAAAAGATACTAGTGTTGAAAAAGAATTTGATAAGTTAAAAGATTTAGGGAATAATTATATCACACAAGAAACCGCCTTATCAGTTAACCCAGACTTTGTATTTGGTCGTGGTGGTTTGTTTGAAAAATCTGAATGGGGTGTTGGAACGGTAGAATCGCTTAATGAGATGCAAATTCCAACCTATATCACGAAAACATCGATTACAGGTGGGACTTTTGATTCTATCTATGGCGATATTGATAATTTAGGTAAGATTTTCGATGTAAAACCTGCAGCTGACAAGTTTAAAGGTGAATTGAAAACGCAAGAAGCTAATTTAAAAGAACGCTTGAAACCCGTGAAAAAAACACAAACCTTTGCCTATATTCATTCCAATGATCCAGCAGATATCAATGGCTATTCTTTAACAGGCGATACTTTCTCAGTCAGTCTCTTTAAAATGTTGAAACTAAAGCAAGCCTATGATGTGCCCACAGGTACGGTAAGCCTTGAAAAAATCATCGAATCTGATCCCGATATTATCATCATTCCTAAATGGGATGATACGGATAATGCTGAAAAAACAGTTAAGGGTCTATATAAGAGTGATAAGGTGTCAAATCTAAAAGCAATCAAAAATAAGAAAGTCTATATCCTAAACTATAACTACATGTTTGGTTATGGCTACCAATCTCTAGCAGGTTTTGATGCATTTGCTAAACAAGTTTATCCTGAATTAAGCAAGTAA
- a CDS encoding NAD(P)/FAD-dependent oxidoreductase codes for MTKEMYDVVIVGGGPAGLYSSFSCGMRQLNVKLIEASATLGGRLPLYQEQFIWDLGGAQGQLASDIAANLIAGAKQFPTEIVLDQKVATIRKEETGFSLTTQDNLTTYAKTVILASSLGIIQPRKLKIAGSDSYSNLHYLVVDVIKFRAYANQTVLLYGNPDSISDYVILLQNVAKSVILVTKKSELPNSEKFLDNVSIFTKTELTSLNADEQIISSVTLSDGQELLVSHVFVHLGMKREASAITFDNFEVATVDQHGHAFIQNQSDTTTDVPGLFVVGDLGGYSGKNYMLAACLAEGAEAAAQVAIHLDETAQRQLIVSTHNDIFKEKNDARRLTYFN; via the coding sequence ATGACCAAAGAAATGTATGATGTTGTCATTGTCGGTGGAGGGCCAGCTGGTCTTTATAGCAGTTTTTCATGTGGGATGCGACAGCTGAATGTGAAACTGATTGAAGCAAGTGCAACATTAGGTGGTCGACTACCACTCTATCAAGAGCAGTTTATCTGGGATTTAGGTGGCGCACAAGGTCAATTAGCAAGTGATATCGCAGCTAATTTGATAGCTGGTGCCAAGCAGTTTCCGACAGAAATCGTCCTGGATCAAAAAGTAGCGACTATCAGAAAAGAAGAGACGGGATTCAGTTTAACGACACAAGATAATCTGACGACTTATGCTAAGACGGTTATTTTGGCGAGTTCGCTTGGGATTATTCAGCCTAGAAAACTGAAAATTGCTGGATCAGATAGCTATTCAAATTTACATTACTTAGTCGTTGACGTGATTAAGTTTAGGGCGTATGCCAATCAAACAGTCTTACTCTATGGGAATCCTGACAGTATTTCAGACTATGTCATCCTCTTACAAAACGTGGCAAAATCAGTCATCCTTGTGACTAAAAAATCTGAACTACCAAACTCAGAGAAATTTTTGGATAATGTCAGCATCTTTACTAAAACTGAATTGACTAGTTTGAACGCCGATGAGCAAATTATCTCTAGCGTTACCTTGTCTGATGGTCAAGAGTTGCTGGTGTCACATGTCTTTGTCCATCTAGGGATGAAACGTGAGGCAAGTGCCATAACTTTTGACAATTTTGAGGTTGCAACAGTTGACCAACACGGTCATGCTTTTATTCAGAATCAGTCAGATACAACAACTGATGTACCAGGATTATTTGTCGTCGGGGATTTGGGTGGCTATTCAGGTAAAAATTACATGCTTGCTGCCTGCCTAGCTGAAGGCGCTGAGGCAGCTGCACAGGTCGCAATCCATTTGGATGAGACTGCACAAAGACAACTGATTGTATCTACGCATAACGATATCTTTAAAGAGAAGAATGATGCACGACGCTTAACCTATTTTAACTAA
- a CDS encoding phosphate ABC transporter substrate-binding protein gives MKKTLLVTVAALSLLALAACGQKSSDATTGKSSESKTEKITVAGSTALQPLVEANVESFTQENTNLQITVQGGGSGLGLSQVSTGAIQIGNSDLFAEEKNKDLATKVKDHKVAVVGFAPIVNKDIKTDGLTTAQLKDIFSGKVTNWKEVGGQDQKITIINRAEGSGTRFNFEKYGLDNTQVVKASEQDSSGAVVQMVSQTPGAISYVAFSNIKDTVKALEIDKVKPTEKNVATNDWKIWSYEHMYTQKENTTEGQEKFIKAVTSNKKLLEKLGYLAIDDMKVSRDQDGKVK, from the coding sequence ATGAAAAAAACACTTTTGGTAACAGTAGCAGCCCTATCTTTGTTAGCTCTTGCAGCATGTGGTCAAAAATCATCTGATGCTACTACTGGTAAATCATCAGAATCAAAAACTGAAAAAATAACAGTCGCTGGTTCAACTGCATTGCAACCATTGGTTGAAGCTAACGTTGAAAGCTTTACACAAGAAAATACAAACTTACAAATCACTGTACAAGGTGGCGGATCTGGTCTTGGTTTATCACAAGTATCAACTGGTGCTATCCAAATTGGTAATTCGGATCTCTTCGCTGAAGAAAAGAATAAAGACTTGGCAACTAAAGTGAAAGATCATAAAGTAGCTGTTGTTGGGTTTGCACCAATTGTTAATAAAGACATTAAAACTGATGGTCTGACAACTGCACAACTTAAAGATATTTTCTCAGGCAAAGTAACAAACTGGAAAGAAGTTGGCGGACAAGATCAAAAAATTACAATCATTAACCGTGCTGAAGGATCTGGTACACGTTTTAACTTCGAAAAATATGGTCTTGATAATACGCAAGTTGTCAAAGCAAGCGAACAAGATTCATCTGGAGCAGTTGTACAAATGGTTTCTCAAACACCAGGTGCAATCAGCTATGTTGCCTTTTCAAATATCAAAGATACTGTAAAAGCCCTTGAAATTGACAAAGTAAAACCAACTGAGAAAAATGTTGCGACAAATGATTGGAAAATCTGGTCATACGAGCACATGTATACGCAAAAAGAAAATACAACTGAAGGTCAAGAAAAATTCATTAAAGCAGTTACTAGTAATAAAAAATTACTTGAAAAACTTGGCTACCTTGCAATCGATGATATGAAAGTATCTCGTGATCAAGATGGTAAAGTTAAATAA
- a CDS encoding phosphate ABC transporter substrate-binding protein PstS family protein, which yields MRKKTLLLVSLLAFVAIGSGCAKWIEKGESITAVGSSALQPLVESAAETFAQKNPGKFINVQGGGSGTGLSQVQSGAVQIGNSDLFAEEKSGIDAKKLVDHKVAVVGITPIVNKNVGINALTTDQLRQIFTGEISNWQALGGKDQKIVLINRASGSGTRTTFERWIMNGKQSKNSQEQDSSGMVKSIVAQTPGAISYLAFSNVDASVTKVSLDGYDPTTANVATNKWPIWAYEHMYTKGQPESLTKAFIDDVLSDTVQKTLVKKMGYISINEMRIDRDASGRVTNK from the coding sequence ATGAGGAAAAAAACACTACTTTTGGTATCACTCTTGGCTTTTGTTGCCATAGGATCTGGTTGTGCCAAGTGGATAGAAAAAGGGGAATCAATTACGGCTGTAGGTTCTAGTGCCTTACAGCCTTTAGTTGAGTCTGCTGCTGAAACATTTGCCCAAAAGAACCCAGGTAAGTTTATCAACGTTCAAGGTGGTGGTTCCGGAACTGGTTTGTCACAAGTCCAGTCTGGTGCTGTTCAAATCGGAAATTCTGATTTATTTGCGGAAGAAAAATCTGGCATTGATGCGAAAAAATTAGTGGATCATAAAGTTGCAGTTGTTGGTATTACACCAATCGTCAATAAAAATGTTGGGATAAATGCCCTAACAACAGATCAATTACGTCAAATTTTTACAGGTGAAATTAGTAATTGGCAGGCACTTGGTGGCAAGGATCAGAAGATTGTTTTGATTAACCGTGCAAGTGGTTCAGGAACACGGACGACTTTTGAGCGGTGGATTATGAATGGGAAACAATCTAAGAATTCACAAGAACAGGATTCTTCTGGTATGGTTAAATCTATCGTTGCACAAACACCAGGTGCCATTAGTTACCTCGCTTTCTCAAATGTGGATGCGTCTGTAACAAAAGTATCACTTGATGGCTATGATCCAACGACAGCTAATGTTGCGACTAATAAATGGCCAATTTGGGCATATGAACATATGTATACTAAAGGCCAACCAGAAAGTTTGACTAAGGCGTTTATAGATGATGTCTTGTCTGACACTGTACAGAAAACACTTGTTAAAAAAATGGGATATATTTCGATTAATGAGATGCGGATTGACCGAGATGCTAGTGGTCGTGTGACAAACAAATAA
- the pstC gene encoding phosphate ABC transporter permease subunit PstC, with the protein MEKQTIQEKLLSKSKNSQLEKFGKTITFLCIALIVFVVAMIFFFVAQKGLSTFFVDKINPFKFLFGTSWNPSGLGPDGKPLVGALPMIAGSLIVTLLSAILATPFAIGAAVFMTEISPNRGAKLLQPVIELLVGIPSVVYGFIGLTVVVPVIRGIFGGTGFGLLSGVFVLFVMILPTVTSMTVDALRAVPGFYKEASLGLGATRWQTISRVLLRAATPGILTAVVFGMARAFGEALAIQMVVGNAAILPTSLTSPASTLTSVLTQGIGNTIMGTVQNNVLWSLALILLLMSLLFNIGMRAIAKRGRL; encoded by the coding sequence ATGGAAAAACAAACTATTCAAGAAAAGTTACTGTCTAAATCAAAGAACTCTCAACTAGAAAAATTTGGCAAAACAATTACCTTTCTCTGTATCGCCCTAATTGTCTTTGTCGTTGCCATGATTTTCTTCTTTGTTGCACAAAAAGGCCTATCGACTTTCTTTGTTGACAAGATCAATCCTTTCAAATTTTTGTTTGGTACGTCGTGGAATCCTTCTGGACTTGGTCCTGATGGGAAGCCTTTAGTTGGTGCCTTACCCATGATTGCAGGCTCACTCATTGTGACATTGCTATCAGCGATTTTAGCAACGCCCTTTGCGATTGGTGCAGCAGTCTTTATGACTGAAATTTCACCAAATCGTGGTGCGAAATTACTACAACCAGTTATCGAATTACTTGTCGGTATCCCATCAGTTGTCTATGGGTTTATTGGTTTGACCGTCGTTGTGCCAGTCATCCGAGGTATTTTTGGTGGCACTGGTTTTGGTTTACTATCAGGGGTATTCGTCTTATTTGTCATGATTTTACCAACAGTAACATCAATGACAGTAGATGCCTTGCGCGCCGTTCCTGGATTTTACAAAGAAGCATCACTTGGTTTGGGTGCCACAAGATGGCAAACAATCTCGCGTGTCTTACTTCGCGCTGCAACACCTGGTATCTTAACAGCAGTTGTCTTTGGGATGGCGAGAGCATTCGGTGAAGCCTTAGCGATTCAGATGGTTGTCGGTAATGCTGCGATTTTACCAACGAGCCTGACATCTCCAGCATCAACATTAACATCAGTTTTAACACAAGGCATCGGCAATACCATCATGGGCACAGTTCAAAATAATGTCTTATGGTCTTTAGCGCTTATTCTATTATTGATGTCACTACTATTTAACATCGGCATGCGCGCAATTGCTAAGAGAGGAAGATTATAA
- the pstA gene encoding phosphate ABC transporter permease PstA, whose protein sequence is MNPKKVDKIATNILYGISGIIVVILASLLLYILVRGLPHISWHFLTSQSKAYEVGGGIGIQLFNSIFLLIITMIISFPLSLGAGIYLSEYANQNSWLTNLVRTAIEILSSLPSVVVGLFGFLIFVVQLGYGFSIISGALALTVFNLPLMTRNVEESLKAVHHTQREGGLALGLSRWETVLHVIVPEALPGIITGVVLSSGRIFGEAAALIYTAGQSAPALNWSNWNPMSVSSPISIFRQAETLAVHIWKVNGEGTVPDGAAVSAGASAVLIIFVLLFNFGARFIGKKIHSKLTAS, encoded by the coding sequence ATGAACCCTAAGAAAGTTGATAAAATAGCAACAAATATCCTCTATGGCATATCAGGTATTATTGTCGTTATCCTTGCTTCTTTGCTACTCTATATTTTAGTTCGAGGCTTACCCCATATTTCTTGGCATTTCTTAACGAGTCAATCAAAAGCTTATGAAGTCGGTGGTGGTATCGGTATTCAACTTTTTAATAGTATTTTTCTATTAATTATTACGATGATCATCTCTTTTCCACTGTCGCTTGGCGCAGGGATTTATCTATCCGAGTACGCTAACCAAAATTCTTGGTTAACCAACTTGGTTAGAACCGCTATTGAAATACTGAGTTCACTACCTTCAGTTGTTGTCGGGCTCTTTGGCTTCTTAATCTTTGTGGTCCAATTAGGCTACGGTTTCTCAATCATTTCAGGGGCCCTTGCTTTAACAGTCTTTAATCTACCTTTGATGACACGTAATGTAGAAGAGTCTTTAAAAGCTGTCCATCACACACAACGTGAGGGGGGCTTAGCCTTAGGCCTATCACGCTGGGAAACTGTTTTGCACGTTATCGTACCTGAAGCGCTACCTGGGATCATTACGGGCGTTGTTCTATCTTCTGGTCGTATCTTCGGTGAGGCTGCTGCGCTGATCTATACAGCAGGTCAATCTGCTCCGGCCCTTAACTGGTCAAACTGGAATCCCATGTCTGTTAGCTCACCCATTTCTATTTTCCGGCAAGCTGAAACATTGGCAGTACATATCTGGAAAGTAAATGGAGAAGGTACAGTACCAGATGGTGCAGCTGTCTCTGCAGGTGCAAGTGCTGTTCTTATCATCTTTGTCCTCCTATTTAATTTTGGCGCACGGTTTATCGGCAAAAAAATTCATAGCAAGTTGACAGCGTCGTAA